From Caulobacter segnis, a single genomic window includes:
- a CDS encoding carboxymuconolactone decarboxylase family protein, which produces MRLPLIAPADLTPEQKPLYEDMRKGIAGHFNAFKVEREDGALMGPWNPWLHEPAIGKAIWDFTLAMTANAVLPDHVRQIAILVVGARYDAAYEIYAHIAVAEREGMPAERLATMMADLKPTDLAPDESVAFDVAYALSRGGVLPEPLYALAVKTFGQHGANELIYLVGLYALVSVTLNGFNVPVPERE; this is translated from the coding sequence ATGCGCTTGCCTCTGATCGCTCCCGCCGACCTGACGCCTGAACAAAAGCCGCTCTACGAGGACATGCGAAAGGGCATCGCCGGTCACTTCAACGCCTTCAAGGTCGAGCGCGAGGACGGCGCGTTGATGGGGCCGTGGAACCCTTGGCTGCACGAGCCGGCGATCGGCAAGGCCATCTGGGATTTCACCCTGGCGATGACCGCCAACGCGGTCCTGCCCGATCATGTCCGCCAGATCGCCATTCTGGTGGTCGGCGCCCGCTACGACGCCGCCTACGAAATCTATGCCCACATCGCCGTCGCCGAACGCGAAGGCATGCCGGCCGAGCGTCTGGCGACGATGATGGCCGACCTGAAGCCCACCGACCTGGCGCCTGACGAGAGCGTGGCCTTCGACGTGGCCTACGCGCTGTCGCGCGGCGGTGTCCTGCCCGAACCGCTCTACGCCCTGGCGGTCAAGACCTTCGGCCAGCACGGGGCCAACGAACTGATCTATCTGGTCGGCCTCTACGCCCTGGTCTCGGTGACGCTGAACGGCTTCAACGTGCCGGTTCCCGAACGTGAGTAA
- a CDS encoding TraB/GumN family protein — protein MKEPRTPLPELALLASVDAPLPESQRTRRQFLNYSLPAACVALAPKSVLAAPKAPLWTVKKGGKRIYILGETLPRPVDWHAPEIVALLERCGRLWTETNQIYRRPGGELIKQFGMSTSPSPLELLSPEQLARLKTALALCAVSMNDLAGARPWLIGATIEDAGYRAAGLTGKSANAVLSARATEIGIPVSSEFEVKDDVFAWFAGMTPKQEAQFVCYAVDGALLGREGSERISTDWLAGRQAAAADFVDHERRDYPELYAKLTVDRNRAWVPRFETMLNGPKPTLVVVGLYHLVGPESMLVQLQRAGFEVD, from the coding sequence ATGAAGGAACCGAGGACGCCGCTGCCTGAGCTTGCCCTCCTGGCAAGTGTCGATGCCCCATTGCCGGAAAGTCAGCGCACGCGACGCCAGTTCCTCAACTATAGCCTCCCCGCAGCTTGCGTTGCTTTAGCGCCAAAATCGGTGCTTGCGGCCCCCAAGGCGCCGCTCTGGACGGTCAAGAAGGGCGGCAAGCGCATCTATATTCTAGGCGAAACCCTGCCCCGCCCTGTTGATTGGCATGCCCCTGAGATCGTGGCGTTGCTGGAGCGTTGTGGCCGTCTCTGGACCGAAACGAACCAGATCTACCGGCGTCCCGGCGGTGAACTCATCAAGCAGTTTGGCATGTCGACGTCGCCGTCGCCTCTGGAGCTCCTGTCGCCGGAGCAGTTGGCCCGTTTGAAGACGGCGCTGGCCCTGTGCGCGGTATCCATGAACGATCTTGCTGGCGCGCGGCCGTGGCTGATCGGCGCGACGATCGAGGACGCTGGTTACCGAGCCGCAGGTCTGACCGGGAAATCGGCCAACGCTGTTCTCAGCGCACGGGCCACCGAAATTGGGATTCCAGTCTCGAGCGAGTTCGAAGTGAAGGACGACGTCTTTGCCTGGTTCGCCGGCATGACCCCGAAACAGGAAGCGCAGTTCGTTTGCTACGCCGTCGATGGCGCGTTGTTGGGCCGCGAAGGTTCCGAACGGATATCGACAGACTGGCTCGCAGGCCGACAGGCGGCGGCGGCTGATTTTGTCGATCACGAACGTCGCGATTATCCCGAGCTTTATGCCAAGCTCACGGTCGATCGGAATCGCGCCTGGGTTCCGCGCTTCGAGACGATGCTGAACGGTCCGAAGCCCACGCTGGTCGTTGTTGGCCTTTATCACCTTGTCGGCCCGGAAAGCATGCTGGTCCAGTTGCAGCGCGCCGGATTTGAGGTCGACTGA
- a CDS encoding NAD(P)/FAD-dependent oxidoreductase: protein MDDVIIIGGSFAGLAAALQLGRARRKVTVLDTGLRRNRFAGRSHGVLGHDHKPPSDIWAEARQQLSRYPAIRMINGRADSITGAIDNFSIVTGDGESLRARRLILSYGVVDQMPDVPGYAEGWGTSIIPCPYCDGFEVADQHWGLVWSGPQSMNQVKLFHDWTDKLTVFADGHDIAPEIRADLAGRNTPVVDGRVTGIARHGTHGATLKLHTGLDVAVNILFAHPRTKPSASLHDSLGLATVNTPTGIALKTDDRRETSVPGIYAAGDLANPGIPSVTTAIWQGAMAGIFAQQSMLA, encoded by the coding sequence ATGGACGATGTCATCATCATCGGCGGCAGCTTCGCTGGCCTCGCCGCCGCGCTGCAGCTCGGCCGCGCTCGTCGCAAGGTCACCGTTCTCGATACCGGCCTGCGGCGCAATCGTTTCGCGGGACGCTCGCACGGCGTGCTCGGCCACGATCACAAGCCCCCGTCAGACATCTGGGCCGAGGCGCGGCAGCAACTATCGCGCTATCCTGCGATCAGGATGATCAATGGCCGCGCCGACAGCATCACCGGCGCCATCGACAATTTTTCCATCGTCACTGGCGATGGCGAAAGCCTAAGGGCGCGCCGCTTGATCCTGAGCTATGGCGTTGTGGATCAGATGCCGGATGTTCCAGGTTATGCCGAAGGTTGGGGCACATCCATCATCCCATGCCCCTATTGCGACGGCTTCGAAGTTGCCGACCAGCATTGGGGCCTTGTCTGGTCGGGTCCGCAGTCAATGAATCAGGTCAAGCTGTTCCACGATTGGACCGACAAGCTGACAGTCTTCGCCGATGGTCACGACATCGCGCCTGAAATCCGGGCCGATTTGGCAGGCCGCAACACCCCGGTCGTTGATGGCCGGGTCACCGGGATCGCCCGTCACGGAACCCATGGAGCCACCCTCAAGCTCCATACCGGCCTCGATGTAGCGGTCAATATCCTGTTCGCGCATCCGCGTACCAAGCCGTCCGCAAGCCTGCATGATTCCCTGGGCCTCGCCACGGTCAATACGCCAACCGGCATCGCCCTCAAGACCGACGATCGCCGCGAAACCAGCGTGCCCGGCATCTACGCCGCCGGCGACCTCGCCAACCCCGGAATCCCCTCGGTCACCACGGCGATCTGGCAGGGCGCGATGGCAGGTATCTTCGCACAGCAGTCGATGCTGGCTTGA
- a CDS encoding TetR/AcrR family transcriptional regulator, whose amino-acid sequence MTENSQARRGRPANEALGQTIVDAAYDLLVELGFQATTLDKVAQRAKISKLSIYRRFENKEALFSAAIAAHCHQFAPLALIEGVDGSAKDQLMAVGSSLLRTLLSPDVRGVEAMIMADKTNQKSLGKLHYEAGPAYIIAQIEALLRQLHAKKLLSVPDPVQSARLFAALFKGSDLLMIARFDEERARGDNEIEAYCESAIAMFIAAHGGDDHAGG is encoded by the coding sequence GTGACCGAAAACAGCCAGGCCCGGCGCGGCCGGCCCGCCAACGAGGCCCTTGGCCAAACAATCGTCGACGCCGCGTACGATCTCCTTGTGGAATTGGGTTTTCAAGCGACGACCTTGGACAAGGTCGCCCAGCGGGCGAAGATATCCAAGCTCAGCATCTATCGGCGCTTCGAGAACAAGGAGGCGCTGTTCAGCGCGGCCATTGCGGCCCACTGCCATCAGTTTGCACCACTGGCTCTCATTGAAGGCGTCGACGGTTCGGCCAAAGATCAGCTCATGGCGGTGGGATCATCCCTGCTTCGCACGCTGCTCAGCCCGGACGTCCGCGGTGTCGAAGCCATGATCATGGCCGACAAGACGAACCAAAAGTCGTTGGGCAAGCTCCACTACGAGGCCGGCCCTGCCTATATCATCGCCCAAATCGAGGCCTTGTTGCGTCAGTTGCACGCGAAGAAGCTTTTGAGCGTGCCCGATCCTGTCCAGTCCGCCCGCTTGTTTGCCGCGCTTTTCAAAGGATCCGATCTCCTGATGATTGCACGCTTTGATGAGGAGAGAGCACGGGGCGACAACGAAATCGAAGCTTATTGCGAGTCAGCCATCGCCATGTTTATCGCCGCGCACGGAGGCGACGATCACGCAGGCGGATAG
- a CDS encoding AraC family transcriptional regulator, with protein MDLSQLDVITRVAGATLLLALSALLARDARTRRLAAYFAPMAPCLAGFLAGDTPGHTLRLGGPLGHAAVFLWWFGLASFDPTFRPCGGVLAAGLAWLAVASADRGLLGPALESKGLSWALIALGLGMIGDLFWRLVRDRAGDLVDERRRARILVLVVMGLDWRPQSFTIIQNTALLAFAAWLALRLLPVPAPGAGAAAAAALPARGEEARLTERLRVLVEVEKAHLEPDLTFADFARRMSAPERTVR; from the coding sequence ATGGATCTCAGCCAGCTGGACGTGATCACTCGGGTCGCGGGGGCCACTCTGCTGCTGGCGCTGTCGGCACTGCTGGCGCGCGACGCGCGCACGCGGCGGCTGGCGGCCTATTTCGCGCCAATGGCCCCGTGCCTGGCAGGCTTCCTAGCCGGCGACACGCCAGGGCATACCTTGCGCCTCGGCGGTCCGCTGGGCCACGCCGCCGTCTTCCTGTGGTGGTTCGGCCTGGCGAGCTTCGATCCCACGTTCCGGCCATGCGGCGGGGTACTGGCTGCGGGGCTGGCATGGCTGGCCGTCGCCAGCGCCGATCGCGGCCTGCTGGGGCCAGCGCTGGAGAGTAAGGGTCTGTCCTGGGCGTTGATCGCCCTGGGCCTGGGCATGATTGGCGACCTCTTCTGGCGCCTGGTCCGCGACCGGGCCGGAGACCTGGTCGATGAGCGCCGCCGGGCGCGGATCCTGGTCCTCGTCGTCATGGGACTCGACTGGAGACCGCAAAGCTTCACCATCATCCAGAACACGGCTCTACTGGCCTTCGCAGCCTGGCTGGCCCTGCGCCTGCTACCGGTCCCTGCTCCGGGCGCCGGCGCGGCCGCGGCCGCCGCCCTGCCCGCCCGGGGCGAAGAGGCCCGCCTGACCGAGCGCCTGCGGGTCCTAGTCGAGGTCGAGAAGGCCCACCTTGAACCCGATCTGACGTTCGCCGATTTCGCCCGGCGCATGAGCGCGCCGGAGCGGACCGTGCGCTAA
- a CDS encoding amidohydrolase, which yields MRRPAQSALAGLALLATSGFCSAAFAAPKADLVFVNGKVITVDDKDTVTSGVAVVGNRIAAVGDVSAWRGPKTKVIDLKGRALLPGFIDAHSHVSGMANVEAHYINIQVPPLKDGAAVIARLKEAAAKLPPGAWLTGQGTYNQVMPTRAEIDAAFPDNPVDLQWSVHDHLINHKAAALMGMGKDFPDPPAGTTGRYERTADGEVAIIRDAPAPWPRDKSPEFTPTELKEALRYVLSDFYLKRGVTTVSDMSDMESYKAYAQLKAEGRLPTRVRMNYMLRAKAVPGVNVMSDPATSPFTPLRAAGLTPGKGDDWLRAGAIKYVLDGVWGTTAAVYKPVWNGSGTTWTPDNYGGASMTQAQLNDAVIEAAKDGWQVQIHANGDRAQDMVLSAYETAQKAYPRPDPRYRIEHFGHFLVQDSERTETRLKRMKDDHVIPSPQPAFLWRLTDVNIKEPEVTFFAMKTLIDRGFHPAGGIDTIGTQNFATYPMFSIARAVNRDTKYGSVVQPEEAISVMDGIRMFTTWAAYANFLEKTQGSIEVGKLADFAVLAQNPLTVPKAKLADIPVDMTIIDGKVAYERR from the coding sequence ATGCGCCGTCCAGCTCAATCCGCCTTGGCCGGGCTTGCCCTTCTGGCCACCTCCGGGTTCTGCTCGGCGGCCTTCGCCGCGCCGAAAGCCGACCTCGTCTTCGTCAACGGCAAGGTGATCACGGTCGACGACAAGGACACCGTGACCTCGGGGGTGGCGGTCGTCGGCAACAGGATCGCGGCGGTCGGCGACGTTTCGGCCTGGCGCGGCCCAAAGACCAAGGTCATCGATCTGAAGGGCCGCGCCTTGCTGCCAGGCTTCATCGACGCCCACTCGCACGTGTCGGGCATGGCCAATGTCGAGGCGCACTACATCAACATCCAGGTCCCGCCCCTGAAGGACGGCGCGGCGGTCATCGCGCGCCTGAAGGAAGCCGCCGCCAAGCTGCCGCCGGGCGCCTGGCTGACAGGGCAGGGCACCTACAACCAGGTCATGCCGACCCGCGCGGAGATCGACGCGGCGTTTCCGGACAATCCCGTCGATCTCCAGTGGAGCGTCCACGACCACCTGATCAATCACAAGGCCGCGGCCTTGATGGGCATGGGTAAGGACTTTCCCGATCCCCCGGCGGGCACGACCGGACGCTACGAGCGCACGGCGGATGGCGAGGTTGCGATCATTCGGGATGCGCCCGCGCCCTGGCCAAGGGACAAGTCGCCCGAGTTCACGCCTACCGAACTCAAGGAGGCGCTGCGCTACGTCCTCAGCGACTTCTACTTGAAGCGCGGCGTGACGACGGTGTCGGACATGTCCGACATGGAGTCCTACAAAGCCTATGCCCAGTTGAAGGCTGAGGGCCGCCTGCCGACCCGCGTACGGATGAACTATATGCTGCGGGCCAAGGCCGTGCCGGGCGTCAACGTCATGTCCGATCCCGCCACCTCACCTTTCACGCCGCTGCGAGCCGCCGGCCTGACACCGGGCAAGGGAGACGACTGGCTGCGCGCCGGCGCCATCAAGTACGTACTTGACGGCGTCTGGGGCACGACGGCGGCGGTCTACAAACCCGTTTGGAACGGCTCTGGCACCACTTGGACGCCGGACAACTATGGCGGGGCCAGCATGACCCAGGCGCAGCTGAACGACGCCGTGATCGAGGCGGCCAAGGACGGCTGGCAGGTCCAGATCCACGCCAATGGCGATCGCGCCCAGGACATGGTGCTGAGCGCCTACGAGACCGCGCAAAAGGCCTACCCCCGGCCCGATCCGCGTTATCGGATCGAACATTTCGGGCATTTCCTGGTGCAGGATTCCGAACGAACCGAGACGCGCCTGAAGCGCATGAAGGACGACCACGTCATTCCTTCGCCCCAGCCGGCGTTCCTGTGGCGTCTGACTGACGTCAACATCAAGGAGCCGGAGGTGACGTTCTTCGCGATGAAGACCCTGATCGACCGCGGCTTCCATCCGGCGGGGGGCATCGACACGATCGGTACTCAGAACTTCGCGACTTACCCGATGTTCTCAATCGCCCGCGCTGTGAACCGCGATACCAAGTACGGCTCGGTGGTCCAGCCCGAGGAAGCCATTTCGGTGATGGACGGCATCCGCATGTTCACCACCTGGGCGGCCTACGCCAACTTCCTGGAGAAGACCCAAGGCAGCATCGAGGTGGGTAAATTGGCCGATTTCGCCGTGCTGGCCCAAAACCCCTTGACCGTACCGAAAGCCAAGCTGGCGGATATCCCCGTCGATATGACCATCATCGACGGCAAAGTGGCCTATGAGCGCCGCTAA
- a CDS encoding LysR substrate-binding domain-containing protein: MGVEGHPLSGAVRLATPETFGAWLVAPAAKAFHDQYPGLQLERVPESRSVNLSRREADIAIRLSRPTQGRLVARRLADYTLGLYASRDYLKTHGGLESLADLPGRPLSGTSTN, encoded by the coding sequence CTGGGGGTCGAGGGCCACCCCCTTTCGGGCGCCGTGCGTCTGGCCACGCCCGAGACCTTCGGCGCCTGGCTGGTCGCGCCTGCGGCCAAGGCCTTTCACGACCAATATCCTGGGCTGCAGTTGGAACGGGTTCCGGAATCGCGATCGGTTAATCTTTCTCGGCGAGAGGCTGATATCGCCATCAGGCTCAGCAGGCCGACCCAAGGCCGGCTGGTGGCCCGGCGATTGGCCGACTACACCCTGGGCCTCTATGCTTCGCGCGACTATCTCAAGACGCACGGCGGCCTCGAAAGTCTCGCCGACCTACCGGGCCGGCCGCTGTCTGGTACGTCGACGAACTGA